A genomic segment from Acipenser ruthenus chromosome 5, fAciRut3.2 maternal haplotype, whole genome shotgun sequence encodes:
- the LOC117402861 gene encoding all trans-polyprenyl-diphosphate synthase PDSS2-like isoform X2: MEVVELLSSAIGDLVQGIYYENSIQGEENNMTDNIKIASWEEQAFLSHGALLAKSCQAAMELAKHDAKAQALAFQYGKHMSLGHKLNSDLQPFLKGSSSDTVSFSLNSAPVILHQETIGREGWTHQIDQTFFFHFDCGETHCTISVMDVFGPIHLCYKLWRAIKAGKGVSTAIDLCCYHGNKALEALKCFPPSEARSALESIAFAVTKF, from the exons gtGGTTGAACTATTATCAAGTGCTATCGGCGACTTGGTGCAAGGTATATATTATGAAAACTCTATACAGGGGGAG gagAACAACATGACGGATAACATCAAAATAGCTTCATGGGAGGAGCAGGCCTTTTTATCCCATGGTGCTTTGCTGGCAAAGAGCTGTCAGGCAGCAATGGAGTTAGCTAAACACGACGCCAAGGCCCAAGCATTGGCATTTCAGTACGGCAAACACATGTCCCTCGGCCACAAG TTGAACTCGGACCTGCAGCCCTTTCTTAAAGGTAGTTCGAGTGACACTGTGTCTTTTAGTTTAAATTCAGCTCCTGTCATCCTGCACCAAGAAACGATTGGCCGTGAAGGATGGACTCACCAAATTGATCAG acttttttttttcacttcgaCTGTGGTGAAACTCATTGCACAATAAGTGTCATGGATGTTTTTGGTCCCATTCATCTGTGTTATAAG TTGTGGAGAGCAATCAAGGCTGGCAAAGGCGTGAGCACTGCAATCGACTTGTGCTGTTACCATGGAAACAAAGCACTTGAGGCCTTAAAGTGCTTCCCGCCCTCTGAGGCCAGATCTGCATTGGAAAGTATTGCCTTTGCTGTAACCAAATTCTGA